One genomic segment of Musa acuminata AAA Group cultivar baxijiao chromosome BXJ3-3, Cavendish_Baxijiao_AAA, whole genome shotgun sequence includes these proteins:
- the LOC103977126 gene encoding vegetative cell wall protein gp1, whose translation MANLQPTGRPWLLRLASQARMDPPPPQPQPAQPLRPPTVGRLPSITTRVPVLPAPAPQTQPTPPPPTQPAAPPAATDGAGLPQKASTNGDADAGAEVPKSQRPESPKPEARTPSTPPAPPSPRSETLTTAPQPPPSSRPAATTPMLQRSPSPRPETTTPTPPVQPSPPSPPSPRSETIAAAPQTPPSSRPAATTTPTLQRSPSPRPETTTPMPPAPPSPRSETMATAPQPPPSSRPEATTPTLQRSPSPRPETTTTTPQAPPSPRPVATPLLQRAISPRPVTTTPTPEPPPSSRPVAATPSLQRSPTPTLETTSPTPTPTLPPLPSPSPVAAATLSPAPPQSPKDIKTSSPTPPHSPRTNSKPASSATLMPHPEPESKPLAETLPKRTVEQDNGDKKGAKNSRNGVGEPREKNHNSKHNASPIDTKIPSLSPKAEGNHSGSGNNRASTAAAKKDENEMVAITIAGHNLGAVMDAGSSYSRRTKKHLFHDTKDDKSQEEHATVDAEGYSSEDKPMITLVNSNVQSVNNALLFNSSCTVGSPGVHISLTSRRRQPKKKSH comes from the coding sequence ATGGCGAACCTGCAGCCGACCGGCCGTCCCTGGTTGCTCCGACTGGCCTCGCAGGCCAGAATGGACCCACCGCCGCCCCAGCCCCAGCCGGCGCAGCCTCTTCGACCGCCGACTGTTGGTAGGTTACCTTCGATAACTACGCGAGTCCCGGTCCTGCCTGCACCAGCGCCCCAAACCCAACCAACACCACCCCCGCCAACTCAGCCTGCTGCACCACCTGCAGCCACCGATGGTGCTGGCCTTCCCCAGAAGGCTTCAACCAATGGTGACGCTGACGCTGGTGCAGAGGTCCCGAAATCGCAGCGTCCGGAATCCCCGAAGCCTGAGGCAAGGACACCTTCAACGCCGCCAGCCCCGCCGTCCCCGAGGTCTGAAACTCTGACTACGGCGCCGCAACCCCCGCCGTCTTCGAGGCCAGCGGCAACCACCCCAATGCTGCAGCGTTCGCCATCGCCGAGGCCTGAGACCACGACTCCGACGCCGCCAGTCCAGCCATCCCCGCCATCCCCGCCATCCCCGAGGTCTGAAACTATAGCTGCGGCGCCGCAAACCCCGCCGTCTTCGAGGCCAGCGGCAACCACCACCCCAACGCTGCAGCGCTCGCCATCGCCGAGGCCTGAGACCACGACTCCGATGCCACCAGCCCCGCCGTCCCCGAGGTCTGAAACTATGGCTACGGCGCCGCAACCCCCGCCGTCTTCGAGGCCAGAGGCAACCACCCCAACGCTGCAGCGCTCGCCATCGCCGAGGCCTGAGACCACGACTACGACGCCGCAAGCTCCGCCGTCGCCGAGACCTGTGGCAACGCCCCTGCTGCAGCGCGCGATATCGCCGCGGCCCGTGACTACGACTCCGACGCCGGAACCTCCGCCGTCGTCGAGACCTGTGGCGGCAACCCCATCGCTGCAGCGCTCGCCAACACCGACGCTCGAAACTACGTCTCCAACACCGACTCCGACGCTGCCACCCCTGCCGTCCCCGAgccctgtagcggcggcgaccctCTCCCCGGCTCCTCCTCAATCTCCCAAGGACATTAAGACCTCCTCCCCAACACCACCCCACTCCCCCAGGACCAACTCGAAGCCGGCTAGTTCCGCCACCCTGATGCCACATCCTGAGCCCGAATCCAAGCCACTGGCTGAAACCCTGCCAAAGCGCACGGTCGAGCAAGACAATGGCGACAAGAAGGGCGCCAAGAATTCCAGAAATGGCGTCGGGGAGCCACGCGAGAAGAACCACAACAGCAAGCACAATGCATCGCCCATCGACACGAAGATCCCCTCGCTCTCCCCCAAGGCGGAAGGAAACCATTCTGGGTCAGGGAATAACAGAGCATCAACGGCGGCCGCAAAGAAGGACGAGAACGAGATGGTGGCCATCACCATTGCAGGACACAACCTCGGAGCGGTCATGGACGCCGGCTCTTCCTACTCCCGTCGCACCAAAAAGCATCTGTTCCATGACACGAAGGACGACAAGTCTCAGGAAGAGCACGCCACGGTCGACGCCGAGGGCTATTCGTCCGAGGACAAGCCCATGATCACACTGGTGAACAGCAACGTTCAGAGCGTGAACAACGCATTGCTCTTCAATTCCTCCTGCACGGTGGGCAGCCCCGGGGTGCACATCAGCCTCACCAGCCGCCGCCGCCAGCCCAAGAAGAAAAGCCATTAA
- the LOC135634074 gene encoding uncharacterized protein LOC135634074 gives MDNCPVRFNTIGQLYPDCMSDRKSRFWQIDNQPNSMSEVICPRPCRATRVPCFINTLNIVSSKPQGILPMYKVDSASEILDRILSQADTDNDLDSSSQMGFFCGSPPVRTDNPVIHDVQFAKQAQFLSSSRGNSPGMKPVGRVERGGSPTCRSSFEGNPKVRIEGFACGNSKQHCVAPALA, from the exons ATGGATAACTGCCCTGTGAGATTTAATACCATTGGACAACTATATCCAGATTGCATGTCTGATAGGAAATCAAGGTTTTGGCAAATTGATAACCAGCCAAATTCCATGTCTGAAGTCATTTGTCCGCGACCTTGTCGAGCAACAAGAGTTCCTTGTTTCATTAATACTCTCAATATAGTCAGTTCCAAGCCACAGGG CATCTTACCTATGTACAAAGTGGATTCTGCTTCTGAGATTCTTGATCGTATCCTGAGTCAG GCTGACACGGACAATGATCTGGACTCGAGCAGTCAAATGGGCTTCTTCTGTGGCTCGCCTCCTGTACGCACTGACAATCCGGTCATCCATGATGTGCAGTTTGCCAAGCAAGCCCAGTTCTTATCTTCTTCTCGAGGAAACTCTCCTGGCATGAAGCCTGTAGGAAGAGTCGAAAGAGGAGGGTCTCCAACCTGCAGGTCTTCTTTCGAAGGGAACCCCAAAGTGAGAATCGAAGGCTTTGCTTGCGGCAACTCCAAGCAGCATTGTGTTGCCCCTGCTCTTGCATGA
- the LOC135633991 gene encoding uncharacterized protein LOC135633991: MASRALASWRSLASARQFTTSTAPRMRPIAPTADDVLGHHPVLKPKPRGEFVPVYVALGLILLSASFGIHTAQQQLRHSPNVLVSKKKRETVPEVVDPEWAAAEAERFISGSVFRRVAHLQDFDAVWATRGYVIDRPRKVETLKSVGVDPSRLE, translated from the exons ATGGCTTCAAGAGCTTTG GCCTCCTGGAGATCACTCGCTTCCGCTCGGCAGTTCACCACGTCGACGGCGCCGAGGATGCGGCCCATAGCGCCCACTGCCGACGACGTCTTAGGCCACCATCCCGTCCTGAAGCCCAAGCCAAG GGGGGAGTTCGTGCCGGTGTACGTGGCGCTCGGACTGATCCTGCTGTCGGCGTCGTTCGGCATCCACACAGCGCAGCAGCAGCTCCGCCACTCGCCCAACGTGCTGGTGAGCAAGAAGAAGCGGGAGACGGTGCCCGAGGTGGTGGACCCTGAGTGGGCTGCGGCGGAGGCGGAGCGCTTCATTAGCGGCTCCGTCTTCCGCCGGGTCGCCCACCTGCAGGACTTCGACGCCGTCTGGGCCACCCGTGGTTACGTCAT TGACAGGCCGAGGAAGGTGGAGACGTTGAAATCGGTGGGAGTGGACCCGAGCAGGCTCGAGTGA